From Corticium candelabrum chromosome 13, ooCorCand1.1, whole genome shotgun sequence, a single genomic window includes:
- the LOC134188435 gene encoding coiled-coil domain-containing protein 91-like: MSENWANFGGFSGGNTAKQSTSVGGTDDWADFGGFEAATPAQTPQQQPSQQQTAPASSWTAFAQQAAQSPKSVAQQQQEEMVRQQQQQQFLLQQQQTLQQTQRQLRQRQQQVQRQSSGMQMQPPGAIPPPVSPSKSRRGPHLQQSPQPQVAGTSVASGGQNVTLRQPAQPAAKHVGRRETFVEDPFKEQTPPTPGTMDTMSHESDFFAEFESAPAAQRSGAALEQSGIENFSAFTDPFADRQQTETMTTLRSDGSGALGVQPQPVQQQPVQQTVQQNLATMQPHADLMALPSQQQQNVVDASQLEEANSKVETLQKKLTLAEQEKLRIEKDHEVLVQKHEAISRQLTEQEQQVSQQKQKYEELQVKHAEDLESVRKAGHEALCIIVEEYKELCRTAVLEEGEKSELRLQDALKQEATKCEELLQQQQQRLSDILKQEQEESERKTKEAVDNLTEESKAMVQTALEGEQVRSQEAIEKAVNSEAEKSAKLLQVAVEEEQERFNKLLEEQKEQHSKQIVEEQAASRAAIEKALEEERTVTKDAIREAVAVEREIGEAALSRAVERVQEDVARSLKEQQRVAENVQQRQLSAVDLFLESSRKLLQNLMTQQTSADSAIASHRDQTEPAVILHSESA; this comes from the exons ATGTCCGAGAACTGGGCGAATTTCGGCGGTTTCAGCGGCGGCAACACCGCCAAACAG AGCACGTCTGTTGGTGGAACAGATGATTGGGCTGATTTTGGCGGTTTTGAG gctGCTACTCCTGCGCAGACTCCGCAACAGCAGCCGTCTCAGCAGCAGACGGCTCCTGCCAGCTCGTGGACTGCGTTTGCGCAGCAAGCCG CACAATCTCCTAAAAGTGTTgcgcagcagcagcaagaggAGATGGTCagacagcagcaacagcagcaattcctactgcagcaacaacagacactgcaacagacacagagacagctTCGACAGAGACAGCAGCAAGTGCAGAGACAAA GTAGTGGAATGCAAATGCAACCACCAGGTGCTATTCCACCACCCGTATCCCCTAGCAAGAGCAGGAGAGGACCACATCTACAACAGAGTCCACAG CCTCAGGTTGCTGGTACGTCAGTAGCTTCTGGTGGGCAGAATGTCACACTGAGGCAACCAGCACAACCGGCGGCTAAACATGTAGGGAGACGTGAGACGTTTGTTGAGGATCCTTTCAAAGAG CAAACTCCTCCTACTCCGGGCACGATGGACACAATGTCTCACGAATCTGATTTTTTTGCTGAATTTGAATCTGCTCCTGCTGCTCAGAGATCTGGTGCAGCTTTGGAACAATCGGGCATAGAGAACTTTAGTGCATTCACAGACCCATTTGCTGACAGACAACAA ACTGAAACGATGACGACGTTACGGAGTGATGGTTCTGGAGCTTTAGGAGTGCAGCCACAGCCCGTGCAGCAACAGCCCGTGCAGCAGACGGTACAGCAGAATTTAGCAACTATGCAACCACATgcagatctcatggcattgccatcacaacagcagcaaaatgTGGTTGATGCTAGTCAGCTGGAAGAAGCAAACAGCAAAGTGGAAACATTACAGAAGAAGTTGACGTTGGCCGAGCAAGAAAAACTGAGAATTGAGAAG GACCACGAAGTATTAGTTCAAAAGCATGAGGCAATCAGCAGACAGTTGACCGAACAGGAGCAACAAGTctcacaacagaaacagaaatatGAAGAGTTGCAG GTGAAGCATGCAGAAGACCTAGAAAGTGTTCGCAAGGCAGGACATGAAGCATTGTGTATAATCGTTGAAGAGTATAAG GAACTCTGTCGCACTGCAGTGCTGGAGGAAGGAGAGAAATCTGAATTGAGACTTCAAGATGCTCTCAAGCAGGAGGCTACAAAATGCGAAGAGCTcttgcaacagcaacaacaacgacTGAGTGACATACTAAAACAAGAGCAAGAGGAGAGTGAACGCAAAACAAAGGAAGCAGTTGACAACTTGACAGAGGAAAGCAAG GCAATGGTGCAGACTGCACTTGAAGGGGAGCAGGTTCGTAGCCAGGAAGCAATAGAAAAGGCTGTGAAT TCTGAAGCTGAAAAGAGCGCAAAGTTGCTACAGGTGGCTGTGGAAGAGGAACAAGAGAGGTTCAATAAGCTGCTGGAAGAGCAAAAG GAACAACATAGTAAACAAATAGTAGAAGAACAAGCTGCCTCTAGAGCCGCCATTGAAAAAGCATTGGAAGAAGAACGAACGGTGACAAAG GATGCCATACGGGAGGCTGTCGCTGTTGAACGAGAAATAGGAGAAGCTGCATTGTCTCGAGCTGTAGAAAGAGTTCAAGAGGATGTTGCTCGCAGCTTGAAAGAGCAGCAACGG
- the LOC134188761 gene encoding exportin-2-like — protein MEMNEQNLQALAGYLQKTLSPDPTVRKPAERFLESVEGHANYPILLLHLIEADSVESSIRIAAAISFKNFVRRNWRTVEDHDNRISDGDRSTVRRLIVSLMLKTPERIQVQLSEAIGIIGREDFPDKWPELLTELVEKFSSGDVHVINGVLKTAHSLFRRYRHEMKSDVLWLEIKFVLEKFATPLTSLLQHMMTLVHQHSSDPAALKILFSSLTLVSKIFYSLNYQDLPEYFEDNMQTWMDSFYTLLMFNSKLLQTDDDDEAGPIELIRSQICDNIAMYAQKYDEEFGSHLPRFVSAVWELLVTTGLQVKYDLLVSNAIQFLASVAERANYKQLFESEDTLRGICEKVVVPNIHFRDSDEEVFEDNPEEYIRRDIEGSDIDTRRRAACDLVRALCRHFEAPVIEIFSSYVTSLLTEYSKSPVANWRSKDAAIYLVTSLATRSKTQKHGTTEASELVNIGEFYTNQIKPHLESPQVNELPVLKADSVKYILTFRSLLSRDLLAAAVPCLTNLVASRAIVVHSYAASCLERLFTMRTVGGGSPFSPAEVQPITEALLTNLFSALTLRGSEENEYIMKAIMRTLVTLKEAVLPYIPIVLQQLVAKLEIVTKNPSKPHFNHYLFEALCCTIRATCRQDASAIVTFEEALFPIFQGILTRDVLEFMPYVFQILSLLLEVRPAPIPDSYMQLYPHLLTPVLWDRQSNVPGLVRLLQAYVCKGSESVAESDKLMPLLGVFQKLIASKNNDHEGFYILSSLVEHLPIATLAGQLKSVFVILFQRLQNSKTTKYVKGLLVFFCLFAGKHGGNALVTLIEDIQPKLFGMVIEKLFVPDVQRVSGHTERKICAVGMTRVLTEADSLLSVGYSKLWVQLLQSLVQLFELPEDDSVPDDEHFIEIEDTPGYQAAYSQLVFAGKQERDPFKLEYENPKANLAKSLHKLSLSHQGKLTPLLTGNMTHDALQYLTTYLQAANITSLA, from the exons ATGGAAATGAATGAACAGAACTTACAAGCTCTAGCTGGATATCTCCAAAAGACACTCTCACCCGATCCAACAGTGAGAAAACCGG CCGAGCGATTTCTTGAGTCAGTGGAAGGACATGCTAACTACCCGATTTTGCTTCTTCATCTTATTGAGGCAGATAGTGTTGAGTCGTCTATTCGGATCGCAGCAGCAATTTCGTTTAAGAATTTTGTTCGTCGCAATTGGCGTACTGTGGAAGATCACGACAACAGAATTAGTGATGGCGATCGGTCAACGGTGAGAAGGCTGATAGTCAGTCTGATGTTGAAGACGCCAGAGAGAATACAAGTACAGCTGAGTGAAGCAATCGGAATTATTGGTCGAGAGGACTTTCCTGATAAGTGGCCAGAGTTGCTAACT GAATTGGTTGAGAAATTCTCGTCAGGGGATGTTCATGTTATCAATGGCGTGTTGAAAACGGCTCACTCATTGTTTAGACGATACAGACACGAGATGAAATCTGATGTTCTTTGGTTAGAAATAAAGTTTGTACTTGAGAAGTTTGCGACTCCATTGACAAGTCTATTGCAG cATATGATGACTTTAGTCCATCAACATTCCAGTGATCCAGCAGCTTTGAAAATTCTCTTCAGTTCTCTCACTCTTGTATCTAAGATATTCTACAGTCTCAACTACCAGGACTTGCCTGAGTACTTTGAAGACAACATGCAAACGTGGATGGATAGTTTCTATACTCTACTGATGTTCAACAGCAAGTTGTTACAGACTGAT GATGATGACGAGGCCGGTCCAATAGAACTCATCAGATCTCAAATCTGTGACAACATTGCAATGTACGCTCAGAAATACGACGAAGAATTTGGA TCTCACTTACCACGTTTTGTAAGCGCCGTGTGGGAGCTATTAGTCACAACAGGACTGCAAGTCAAATACGATCTG TTGGTCAGCAATGCCATCCAGTTTCTTGCAAGTGTGGCGGAGCGTGCGAACTACAAACAACTGTTTGAAAGCGAGGACACTTTACGAGGAATCTGTGAGAAAGTGGTTGTTCCAAACATCCATTTTCGAG ATTCAGATGAGGAAGTATTTGAAGACAATCCAGAGGAGTACATTCGGCGTGATATCGAAGGCTCTG acATTGATACGAGACGTCGAGCGGCTTGTGATTTAGTGAGAGCATTGTGTCGCCATTTTGAGGCTCCGGTCATTGAGATATTCTCAAGTTATGTTACTAGTTTGCTAACA GAGTATTCAAAGAGTCCAGTAGCAAATTGGAGGAGCAAAGATGCAGCCATCTATCTGGTCACATCACTTGCCACACGGTCGAAGACTCAGAAG CACGGGACCACCGAAGCTAGTGAACTTGTCAACATTGGAGAGTTCTACACAAACCAAATTAAACCTCACCTGGAGTCACCTCAAG TCAATGAGCTTCCTGTCTTGAAGGCTGACTCTGTAAAATACATACTCACATTCAGAAGTCTG CTTTCTCGTGATCTCTTAGCAGCTGCAGTCCCTTGTTTGACTAACCTTGTGGCATCTAGAGCCATTGTCGTGCATAGCTATGCCGCCTCGTGTCTAGAACGGCTTTTCACGATGAGAACTGTCGGCGGAGGATCACC GTTTTCTCCTGCAGAGGTTCAGCCCATTACTGAGGCCCTTCTGACCAACTTGTTCTCTGCTCTCACGCTTCGTGGATCTGAAGAGAACGAATACATCATGAAAG CAATCATGCGAACTTTGGTGACATTGAAGGAGGCTGTTCTTCCATACATTCCCATCGTCCTGCAACAGTTGGTGGCGAAGCTAGAGATTGTGACGAAGAACCCAAGCAAACCACACTTCAATCATTATCTGTTTGAGGCACTCTGTTGTACAATAAG GGCAACATGTCGACAAGATGCTTCTGCTATTGTAACGTTTGAGGAAGCTCTATTTCCCATCTTTCAAGGCATACTCACCAGAGACGTGTTAG AATTCATGCCATATGTTTTCCAAATTTTGTCGTTGTTATTGGAGGTGCGGCCAGCTCCTATACCTGACTCTTACATGCAGCTGTACCCGCACCTGTTGACACCAGTTTTGtgggacagacaga GCAATGTTCCTGGCTTAGTCAGATTGCTGCAAGCTTATGTTTGTAAAGGATCAGAGAGTGTGGCAGAAAGTGACaagctg ATGCCATTGCTAGGAGTATTTCAAAAGCTAATTGCTTCCAAGAACAACGACCATGAAGGCTTTTATATCCTCAGCAGTCTTGTGGAACATCTACCAAT AGCTACATTGGCCGGTCAACTCAAGAGTGTCTTTGTAATTTTGTTTCAACGATTACAGAACTCGAAGACAACGAAATATGTGAAAG GTTTGCTTGtgttcttctgtctctttgcgGGTAAACATGGTGGCAATGCTCTGGTCACTCTCATTGAAGACATCCAACCAAA ATTGTTCGGAATGGTGATAGAAAAACTATTTGTTCCAGACGTTCAGAGG GTTTCTGGACACACTGAACGGAAAATTTGTGCAGTTGGAATGACAAGAGTTTTGACTGAAGCAGACAGTCTGTTGAGCGTGGGTTACAGCAAACTGTG GGTTCAGCTGCTGCAGTCATTGGTCCAGCTGTTTGAGCTTCCGGAAGATGACTCAGTGCCCGACGATGAACATTTCATTGAAATCGAAGACACTCCTG GTTATCAGGCTGCTTACAGTCAATTGGTGTTTGCTGGGAAACAAGAACGTGATCCGTTCAAGCTGGAGTATGAAAATCCGAAGGCGAATTTGGCAAAATCGTTGCATAAACTGTCATTAAGTCACCAAGGAAAG CTAACTCCTCTCCTGACCGGCAACATGACACACGACGCTCTCCAGTATTTGACAACATATCTGCAAGCAGCTAACATCACATCTTTGGCGTGA
- the LOC134188457 gene encoding ETS-related transcription factor Elf-4-like isoform X2: MQDCLMLSAESAYHPTSFMEMMDPGFSTIEMQDATTSMGLDFANSQSLATNYFEGVTVDSQEDAIDELLFQHGMQMNYPRPTYKQEYLASTCSQHDFQIYQLELPHRAVTGSTSSVCSRLSSTRSSPDTLVNSFAPEVDLFDLNVPGPFSSKSIDSLQSYTDSLPLPSASPPFSYLIDPVCNFTRSVSAGVDALDNSNLKIQNIALQQTERLIQLGKQRYKEMSAVNSSKEDSKQPVYIAVATSAVSHQPPSNQAKEKEKRATSEHSDKDTVADAKTLVKNKKAITEPASNEHKPAAKGYMFRPRDDESRKQIIDEEYTDVESPSSESEATSEEEEEGSDNDPYWPKSERNGQRGHGCGAGARLGNTAHSPQLWEFLLMVLDDTSKKSVMAWKDKGDGVFKIYNSGSAAKLWGKHKNKGNMNYDKMSRAMRYYYGKGIFEKVPGRLVYKFSQQAREKYANNKANLLYNRSIPQMT, from the exons ATGCAGGACTGTCTTATGTTGAGTGCTGAGTCAGCG taTCATCCCACTTCATTCATGGAGATGATGGATCCTGGTTTTAGCACCATCGAAATGCAGGATGCGACAACATCAATGGGCCTGGACTTTGCTAATAGTCAATCATTGGCTACAA ATTATTTTGAAGGAGTGACTGTTGATTCTCAGGAAGATGCAATCGATGAGCTACTTTTTCAACACGGGATGCAGATGAACTATCCTCGCCCTACCTACAAGCAGGAATATTTAGCAAGCACATGTTCACAACATGATTTTCAAATCTACCAGTTAGAGTTACCACACAGAG CTGTGACTGGCTCAACGTCATCTGTATGTTCTAGACTAAGTTCGACAAGATCTTCACCAGACA CTCTAGTAAATTCTTTTGCCCCTGAGGTGGATCTGTTTGACTTGAATGTGCCAGGACCATTTAGTTCTAAATCAATAGACTCTCTACAGTCATATACAGACTCTTTGCCTCTACCGTCAG CCTCACCTCCGTTTTCCTATCTGATAGATCCAGTCTGTAATTTCACAAGGAGTGTGTCAGCTGGTGTTGACGCACTTGACAACAGTAATCTGAAAATACAAAACATTGCATTGCAACAAACCGAAAGGTTGATACAACTTGGCAAGCAACGGTATAAGGAAATGTCTGCAGTAAACTCATCAAAGGAAGATTCAAAACAACCAGTATATATAGCAGTAGCAACTTCAGCTGTAAGCCATCAACCACCATCAAACCAAGCAAAGGAAAAAGAGAAAAGGGCGACTAGTGAACACTCTGACAAAGACACGGTGGCTGATGCAAAAACACTAGTCAAGAACAAGAAGGCAATAACAGAACCAGCCAGCAATGAACACAAACCTGCTGCAAAAGGTTACATGTTTCGACCTCGAG ATGATGAGAGCAGAAAGCAAATCATCGATGAAGAGTACACAGATGTGGAATCGCCTTCAAGCGAGAGTGAGGCAACAAgtgaggaagaggaagagggcAGTGACAATGACCCATACTGGCCAAAGTCAGAAAGAAATGGCCAGCGTGGACATGGTTGCGGCGCAG GAGCAAGACTGGGCAATACTGCACATTCTCCGCAACTCTGGGAGTTCTTACTAATGGTGCTTGACGACACAAGTAAGAAGAGCGTCATGGCATGGAAGGACAAGGGAGACGGAGTATTCAAGATCTACAATTCAGGTTCTGCAGCAAAGCTGTGGGGCAAACACAAGAACAAAGGAAATATGAACTATGACAAGATGAGCCGGGCCATGCGCTACTACTATGGCAAGGGAATCTTCGAAAAAGTGCCAGGAAGACTTGTCTACAAGTTTTCGCAGCAAGCCAGAGAGAAATACGCCAACAACAAAGCTAACCTCCTGTACAACCGTTCTATACCCCAAATGACATAG
- the LOC134188457 gene encoding ETS-related transcription factor Elf-4-like isoform X1 yields the protein MQDCLMLSAESAYHPTSFMEMMDPGFSTIEMQDATTSMGLDFANSQSLATNYFEGVTVDSQEDAIDELLFQHGMQMNYPRPTYKQEYLASTCSQHDFQIYQLELPHRAVTGSTSSVCSRLSSTRSSPDTLVNSFAPEVDLFDLNVPGPFSSKSIDSLQSYTDSLPLPSASPPFSYLIDPVCNFTRSVSAGVDALDNSNLKIQNIALQQTERLIQLGKQRYKEMSAVNSSKEDSKQPVYIAVATSAVSHQPPSNQAKEKEKRATSEHSDKDTVADAKTLVKNKKAITEPASNEHKPAAKGYMFRPRVDDESRKQIIDEEYTDVESPSSESEATSEEEEEGSDNDPYWPKSERNGQRGHGCGAGARLGNTAHSPQLWEFLLMVLDDTSKKSVMAWKDKGDGVFKIYNSGSAAKLWGKHKNKGNMNYDKMSRAMRYYYGKGIFEKVPGRLVYKFSQQAREKYANNKANLLYNRSIPQMT from the exons ATGCAGGACTGTCTTATGTTGAGTGCTGAGTCAGCG taTCATCCCACTTCATTCATGGAGATGATGGATCCTGGTTTTAGCACCATCGAAATGCAGGATGCGACAACATCAATGGGCCTGGACTTTGCTAATAGTCAATCATTGGCTACAA ATTATTTTGAAGGAGTGACTGTTGATTCTCAGGAAGATGCAATCGATGAGCTACTTTTTCAACACGGGATGCAGATGAACTATCCTCGCCCTACCTACAAGCAGGAATATTTAGCAAGCACATGTTCACAACATGATTTTCAAATCTACCAGTTAGAGTTACCACACAGAG CTGTGACTGGCTCAACGTCATCTGTATGTTCTAGACTAAGTTCGACAAGATCTTCACCAGACA CTCTAGTAAATTCTTTTGCCCCTGAGGTGGATCTGTTTGACTTGAATGTGCCAGGACCATTTAGTTCTAAATCAATAGACTCTCTACAGTCATATACAGACTCTTTGCCTCTACCGTCAG CCTCACCTCCGTTTTCCTATCTGATAGATCCAGTCTGTAATTTCACAAGGAGTGTGTCAGCTGGTGTTGACGCACTTGACAACAGTAATCTGAAAATACAAAACATTGCATTGCAACAAACCGAAAGGTTGATACAACTTGGCAAGCAACGGTATAAGGAAATGTCTGCAGTAAACTCATCAAAGGAAGATTCAAAACAACCAGTATATATAGCAGTAGCAACTTCAGCTGTAAGCCATCAACCACCATCAAACCAAGCAAAGGAAAAAGAGAAAAGGGCGACTAGTGAACACTCTGACAAAGACACGGTGGCTGATGCAAAAACACTAGTCAAGAACAAGAAGGCAATAACAGAACCAGCCAGCAATGAACACAAACCTGCTGCAAAAGGTTACATGTTTCGACCTCGAG TAGATGATGAGAGCAGAAAGCAAATCATCGATGAAGAGTACACAGATGTGGAATCGCCTTCAAGCGAGAGTGAGGCAACAAgtgaggaagaggaagagggcAGTGACAATGACCCATACTGGCCAAAGTCAGAAAGAAATGGCCAGCGTGGACATGGTTGCGGCGCAG GAGCAAGACTGGGCAATACTGCACATTCTCCGCAACTCTGGGAGTTCTTACTAATGGTGCTTGACGACACAAGTAAGAAGAGCGTCATGGCATGGAAGGACAAGGGAGACGGAGTATTCAAGATCTACAATTCAGGTTCTGCAGCAAAGCTGTGGGGCAAACACAAGAACAAAGGAAATATGAACTATGACAAGATGAGCCGGGCCATGCGCTACTACTATGGCAAGGGAATCTTCGAAAAAGTGCCAGGAAGACTTGTCTACAAGTTTTCGCAGCAAGCCAGAGAGAAATACGCCAACAACAAAGCTAACCTCCTGTACAACCGTTCTATACCCCAAATGACATAG
- the LOC134188457 gene encoding uncharacterized protein LOC134188457 isoform X3: protein MQDCLMLSAESAYHPTSFMEMMDPGFSTIEMQDATTSMGLDFANSQSLATNYFEGVTVDSQEDAIDELLFQHGMQMNYPRPTYKQEYLASTCSQHDFQIYQLELPHRAVTGSTSSVCSRLSSTRSSPDTLVNSFAPEVDLFDLNVPGPFSSKSIDSLQSYTDSLPLPSDPVCNFTRSVSAGVDALDNSNLKIQNIALQQTERLIQLGKQRYKEMSAVNSSKEDSKQPVYIAVATSAVSHQPPSNQAKEKEKRATSEHSDKDTVADAKTLVKNKKAITEPASNEHKPAAKGYMFRPRVDDESRKQIIDEEYTDVESPSSESEATSEEEEEGSDNDPYWPKSERNGQRGHGCGAGARLGNTAHSPQLWEFLLMVLDDTSKKSVMAWKDKGDGVFKIYNSGSAAKLWGKHKNKGNMNYDKMSRAMRYYYGKGIFEKVPGRLVYKFSQQAREKYANNKANLLYNRSIPQMT, encoded by the exons ATGCAGGACTGTCTTATGTTGAGTGCTGAGTCAGCG taTCATCCCACTTCATTCATGGAGATGATGGATCCTGGTTTTAGCACCATCGAAATGCAGGATGCGACAACATCAATGGGCCTGGACTTTGCTAATAGTCAATCATTGGCTACAA ATTATTTTGAAGGAGTGACTGTTGATTCTCAGGAAGATGCAATCGATGAGCTACTTTTTCAACACGGGATGCAGATGAACTATCCTCGCCCTACCTACAAGCAGGAATATTTAGCAAGCACATGTTCACAACATGATTTTCAAATCTACCAGTTAGAGTTACCACACAGAG CTGTGACTGGCTCAACGTCATCTGTATGTTCTAGACTAAGTTCGACAAGATCTTCACCAGACA CTCTAGTAAATTCTTTTGCCCCTGAGGTGGATCTGTTTGACTTGAATGTGCCAGGACCATTTAGTTCTAAATCAATAGACTCTCTACAGTCATATACAGACTCTTTGCCTCTACCGTCAG ATCCAGTCTGTAATTTCACAAGGAGTGTGTCAGCTGGTGTTGACGCACTTGACAACAGTAATCTGAAAATACAAAACATTGCATTGCAACAAACCGAAAGGTTGATACAACTTGGCAAGCAACGGTATAAGGAAATGTCTGCAGTAAACTCATCAAAGGAAGATTCAAAACAACCAGTATATATAGCAGTAGCAACTTCAGCTGTAAGCCATCAACCACCATCAAACCAAGCAAAGGAAAAAGAGAAAAGGGCGACTAGTGAACACTCTGACAAAGACACGGTGGCTGATGCAAAAACACTAGTCAAGAACAAGAAGGCAATAACAGAACCAGCCAGCAATGAACACAAACCTGCTGCAAAAGGTTACATGTTTCGACCTCGAG TAGATGATGAGAGCAGAAAGCAAATCATCGATGAAGAGTACACAGATGTGGAATCGCCTTCAAGCGAGAGTGAGGCAACAAgtgaggaagaggaagagggcAGTGACAATGACCCATACTGGCCAAAGTCAGAAAGAAATGGCCAGCGTGGACATGGTTGCGGCGCAG GAGCAAGACTGGGCAATACTGCACATTCTCCGCAACTCTGGGAGTTCTTACTAATGGTGCTTGACGACACAAGTAAGAAGAGCGTCATGGCATGGAAGGACAAGGGAGACGGAGTATTCAAGATCTACAATTCAGGTTCTGCAGCAAAGCTGTGGGGCAAACACAAGAACAAAGGAAATATGAACTATGACAAGATGAGCCGGGCCATGCGCTACTACTATGGCAAGGGAATCTTCGAAAAAGTGCCAGGAAGACTTGTCTACAAGTTTTCGCAGCAAGCCAGAGAGAAATACGCCAACAACAAAGCTAACCTCCTGTACAACCGTTCTATACCCCAAATGACATAG